Proteins from a single region of Leptotrichia hongkongensis:
- the gatA gene encoding Asp-tRNA(Asn)/Glu-tRNA(Gln) amidotransferase subunit GatA: protein MNLYKKTASELAEMIKNKEITSEEVTRNFLDRIKAVEDKVGAFSNIFEEKALEQARKIDEENNEEGRKNYENTGLFGVPVALKDNIVSKGDLTTAASQILKNYVGVYDATVVKKLKEAGAVLVGKANMDEFAMGSSNENSSIKPASNPWDLERVPGGSSGGSAAAVAASEIPVALGTDTGGSIRQPASLTGTVGIKPTYGRVSRYGLMAFGSSLDQIGALAKSSQDLARVMQIISGYDENDPTTADVEVPDYLSLLENDIKGLKIGLPKEYFSDELDKSIKEVVDKTVETLKKLGAEVKEVSLPYTKYAISTYYIISSAEAASNLSRYDGVRYGVRKSDENIEEMYVKSRTEGFGDEVKRRIMIGNYVLSSGFYDAYYKKASQVRRLIRDDFSRVLSEVDLILTPVSPTTAFKKGEKNTDPVQMYLADIYTVSVNMAGLPAISVPGGFVNGLPVGIQLIGNYFREDLLFNVANKFEKERGEIEYLEL, encoded by the coding sequence ATGAATTTATACAAAAAAACGGCTAGCGAACTGGCTGAAATGATAAAGAATAAAGAGATTACTTCAGAAGAAGTTACAAGAAATTTTTTAGATAGAATAAAAGCAGTTGAAGATAAGGTTGGGGCTTTTTCTAATATTTTTGAGGAGAAAGCATTGGAACAGGCTCGAAAAATTGATGAAGAAAATAACGAAGAAGGAAGAAAAAATTATGAAAATACAGGACTTTTTGGAGTGCCTGTGGCGTTGAAGGATAATATTGTTTCAAAAGGGGATTTGACAACGGCGGCTTCGCAAATTTTGAAAAATTATGTGGGAGTTTATGATGCGACTGTTGTGAAAAAGTTAAAGGAAGCTGGAGCAGTACTTGTTGGGAAGGCTAATATGGATGAGTTTGCGATGGGATCTTCAAATGAAAATTCGTCAATAAAGCCAGCTTCTAACCCTTGGGATTTGGAAAGAGTGCCAGGAGGAAGCAGTGGAGGATCGGCTGCTGCGGTTGCGGCTAGTGAAATACCTGTTGCTTTGGGAACGGATACTGGTGGAAGTATTAGACAGCCTGCGAGCTTGACTGGAACTGTGGGAATAAAGCCAACTTATGGAAGAGTTTCGAGATACGGTCTTATGGCATTTGGTTCTTCGCTGGATCAGATTGGGGCTTTGGCAAAAAGTTCACAAGATTTGGCAAGAGTTATGCAGATAATTTCAGGATATGATGAAAATGATCCGACAACTGCGGATGTGGAAGTGCCAGATTATTTATCTTTGCTTGAAAATGATATAAAAGGATTGAAAATTGGGCTTCCAAAAGAATATTTTTCAGATGAACTGGATAAATCAATAAAGGAAGTTGTGGATAAAACTGTGGAAACATTGAAAAAACTTGGAGCAGAAGTGAAGGAAGTATCGTTGCCTTACACAAAATACGCAATTTCCACTTATTATATAATTTCATCGGCTGAGGCAGCTTCAAACTTGTCAAGATATGACGGAGTGAGATATGGAGTTAGAAAAAGTGATGAGAATATTGAGGAAATGTATGTAAAATCACGAACAGAAGGTTTTGGAGATGAAGTGAAGCGTAGAATTATGATTGGAAATTATGTGTTAAGTTCAGGATTTTATGATGCTTATTATAAAAAGGCCTCTCAAGTTAGAAGATTAATAAGAGATGATTTTTCACGAGTTCTTTCAGAAGTCGACTTGATTTTGACACCAGTTTCTCCGACAACAGCATTTAAAAAAGGTGAAAAAAATACAGATCCTGTTCAAATGTACCTAGCTGATATCTACACAGTTTCGGTAAATATGGCAGGATTGCCTGCAATATCAGTGCCAGGTGGCTTTGTAAATGGACTTCCTGTGGGAATACAGCTGATTGGAAATTATTTTAGGGAAGATTTATTGTTTAATGTGGCAAATAAATTTGAGAAGGAACGTGGAGAGATAGAATATCTAGAGTTATAA
- the gatC gene encoding Asp-tRNA(Asn)/Glu-tRNA(Gln) amidotransferase subunit GatC → MLSKEDVLKIAALSKLEFSESEIEKFRVDLNKIFEHMEELNGVDTTDVEPLFNVLDLKDKLREDKVRDAGIKKEILENSPNKDEEFIIVPKVVGENADN, encoded by the coding sequence ATGTTAAGTAAAGAAGATGTTTTAAAAATAGCAGCACTTTCTAAATTGGAATTTTCAGAAAGTGAAATTGAGAAATTTAGGGTGGATTTGAATAAAATATTTGAGCATATGGAAGAGTTGAATGGGGTTGATACAACTGATGTAGAACCACTTTTTAATGTGTTGGACTTAAAAGATAAATTGAGAGAAGATAAAGTTAGGGATGCTGGAATTAAGAAGGAAATTTTAGAAAATTCGCCTAATAAGGATGAGGAATTTATAATTGTACCAAAAGTTGTTGGAGAAAATGCGGATAATTAG
- the dcm gene encoding DNA (cytosine-5-)-methyltransferase, whose protein sequence is MELTVAELFAGVGGFRVGLNKIKDFDKKTGLAKENKIWDFVWGNQFEPSTKVQHAYNCYLKRFGIENNSNEDINKVNKKSIPEHNLLVGGFPCQDYSVARSLSGEKGIEGKKGVLFWDIKDVLIEKKSPFVLLENVDRLLKSPASRRGRDFAIMLKTFDELGYYVQWRVINAGDYSMPQKRKRVFIFAFKKNLKYAKEFRKNKENIFNKVFPVKIDSEKEINLNKYENILKISDEYSEGKFFESGIMIEGTVFHYNVDSIKEDIFSLKEVIEKAKSYNDFDLKEYLIIDEKLEKWKYLKGGKRIERKTKEGHSYIYSEGNMAFPENMEEPARTLLTSEGTTNRSSHIIYDNKQKKYRTLTEIECEIIQMFPPNWTDTMPKRNRYFMMGNALVTGIISRLEPTLKKIIENE, encoded by the coding sequence ATGGAGTTAACAGTTGCAGAATTATTTGCAGGTGTTGGAGGTTTCAGAGTTGGTTTGAATAAAATAAAGGATTTTGACAAAAAAACAGGATTAGCAAAAGAAAATAAAATATGGGATTTTGTCTGGGGAAATCAGTTTGAACCTTCAACAAAAGTACAACATGCGTATAATTGCTATTTGAAAAGATTTGGAATAGAAAATAATTCGAATGAAGATATAAATAAAGTTAATAAAAAATCAATACCTGAACATAATTTATTGGTTGGAGGATTTCCCTGTCAAGATTACTCTGTAGCGAGAAGTCTTAGCGGGGAAAAGGGTATTGAGGGTAAAAAGGGAGTTTTATTCTGGGATATAAAAGATGTTTTAATTGAAAAAAAATCTCCTTTTGTACTTCTAGAAAATGTGGATAGACTTTTAAAATCGCCAGCAAGCAGAAGAGGAAGAGACTTTGCAATAATGCTAAAGACATTTGATGAATTAGGATATTATGTGCAATGGAGAGTTATAAATGCAGGAGATTATTCAATGCCACAAAAAAGAAAAAGAGTGTTCATATTTGCTTTTAAGAAAAATTTGAAGTATGCTAAGGAATTTAGAAAAAATAAGGAAAATATTTTTAATAAAGTATTTCCAGTAAAAATAGATTCTGAAAAAGAAATAAATCTGAATAAATATGAAAATATTTTAAAAATAAGTGATGAATATTCAGAAGGAAAATTTTTTGAAAGCGGAATAATGATAGAAGGAACCGTTTTTCATTATAATGTAGATTCAATTAAAGAAGATATTTTTTCTTTAAAGGAAGTTATAGAAAAGGCAAAAAGTTACAATGATTTTGATTTGAAGGAATATTTAATAATAGATGAAAAATTGGAAAAATGGAAATATTTAAAGGGCGGAAAAAGAATAGAAAGGAAAACAAAGGAAGGACATTCGTATATTTATAGTGAAGGAAATATGGCTTTTCCAGAAAATATGGAAGAACCGGCTAGGACACTGCTTACAAGTGAAGGAACAACAAATAGATCTTCGCATATTATTTATGATAATAAGCAAAAAAAATATCGTACTTTAACTGAAATAGAATGTGAAATAATACAAATGTTTCCGCCAAACTGGACAGATACAATGCCAAAAAGAAATAGATATTTTATGATGGGAAATGCTTTAGTGACAGGTATAATTTCACGATTGGAACCGACTTTGAAAAAAATAATTGAGAATGAATAA
- a CDS encoding Sau3AI family type II restriction endonuclease — protein sequence MLPYDETDPQDIENYAKRLIGKTFYDILREYFKDNELELEKTLNKNKGKLGNLIEEYYFYYKPNSNPNPDFLKANTELKVTPYIKNKNGELKAKERLVIGMIPNDNPIETDFEKSHVLEKLQLILLILYFHDKNKDKLDYSIDFVKLFSILGESCKKDLEIIKKDYQIIVDKIISGNAHKLSEGDTNYLGACTKGSTAKKSLRKQYYGKILAKRRAFSLKQSYMSYVLNTYIVGNISTYDSIVKEDEAEHFEDVVLKKIYENTGLTIEELCKKYNIENKPKHVNSILIYRMLGVKSENAEEFEKANIEIKTIRVEKNNRTKESMSFPAIKIKKFVNENFENSEIYNFFSEKKFLFVVFKKNEADEYQLTGAKFWNMPIDELETVGMMEWNLYRNKFKKGVNFKIEKQKDGKIIVRNDLPKKSETKIFHLRPHARKSKYVINGIEYGNGNCKDTDELPNGDKMTKQSFWLNNGYIIKIIENTIKKVEEK from the coding sequence ATGTTGCCATATGATGAAACAGACCCGCAAGATATTGAAAATTATGCAAAAAGATTGATAGGGAAAACCTTTTATGATATATTAAGAGAATATTTTAAAGACAATGAATTGGAATTAGAAAAAACGTTGAATAAAAATAAAGGTAAACTGGGAAACTTAATAGAGGAGTATTATTTTTATTATAAACCTAACAGCAATCCCAATCCAGATTTTCTAAAGGCTAATACAGAATTGAAAGTGACTCCATATATAAAAAATAAAAATGGAGAATTGAAGGCAAAAGAAAGACTTGTAATAGGTATGATTCCTAATGATAATCCGATAGAAACTGATTTTGAAAAATCTCATGTCTTAGAAAAATTACAATTAATTTTATTAATACTGTATTTTCATGATAAAAATAAAGATAAATTAGATTACAGCATTGATTTTGTTAAATTATTTTCAATTTTGGGAGAAAGCTGTAAAAAAGATTTAGAAATAATAAAAAAAGACTATCAAATAATAGTTGATAAAATAATTTCTGGAAATGCTCATAAATTGTCTGAAGGAGATACTAATTATTTGGGTGCCTGCACTAAAGGAAGTACAGCAAAAAAAAGTTTGCGAAAGCAATATTATGGAAAGATTCTTGCAAAAAGAAGAGCTTTCTCTTTGAAACAGTCATATATGTCTTATGTTTTAAACACTTATATTGTTGGAAATATATCAACTTATGACTCTATTGTTAAAGAAGACGAAGCTGAACATTTTGAAGATGTAGTTTTGAAAAAGATATATGAAAATACAGGCTTAACAATAGAAGAATTATGTAAAAAATATAATATAGAAAATAAACCGAAACATGTAAATAGTATCTTGATTTACAGAATGTTAGGAGTAAAAAGTGAAAATGCTGAGGAATTTGAAAAGGCAAATATAGAGATTAAAACAATAAGAGTTGAAAAGAATAATCGCACGAAAGAAAGCATGTCATTTCCAGCAATAAAAATAAAAAAATTTGTAAATGAGAATTTTGAAAATTCAGAAATTTATAATTTTTTTTCAGAAAAGAAATTTTTATTTGTTGTATTTAAAAAAAATGAGGCAGATGAATATCAACTTACAGGAGCTAAGTTTTGGAATATGCCAATAGATGAACTGGAAACTGTTGGAATGATGGAGTGGAATTTATACAGGAATAAATTTAAAAAAGGTGTAAATTTTAAAATAGAAAAACAAAAAGATGGGAAAATAATAGTAAGGAACGACTTGCCCAAAAAAAGTGAAACTAAAATTTTTCATTTGAGACCACATGCAAGAAAGTCAAAATATGTTATTAATGGCATAGAATATGGAAATGGAAATTGCAAAGATACTGATGAATTGCCAAATGGAGATAAAATGACAAAACAGAGTTTTTGGCTAAATAATGGCTACATTATTAAAATTATTGAAAATACAATAAAAAAAGTGGAGGAAAAATAA
- a CDS encoding HAD-IB family phosphatase, translating into MGNNKKSIFLIDFDITISKKDSTDVLLEMHQPEFKQELRKRYRAGEYSIREFIKYGLGSLNITKEQYIQTLQENVTIDETFIDFVKSGAEFKIVSAGARLNVQGTLLKYGINLPDSEVISNDLKFSGTDKNQITVENPFLDKEGYYGVDKKEAVENYKKQGYTTYFVGDGPSDYKALEVADFAFVRKGTRAVKFCEENGIEFFEFGDFDEILEYKKIKQL; encoded by the coding sequence TTGGGAAATAATAAAAAATCAATCTTTTTAATAGATTTTGATATAACAATCAGTAAAAAAGATTCGACAGATGTTTTGCTTGAAATGCATCAGCCTGAATTTAAACAGGAACTGCGAAAAAGATACAGAGCTGGAGAATATTCTATAAGGGAGTTTATAAAATATGGACTAGGCTCTCTAAATATCACAAAAGAGCAGTATATTCAAACTTTGCAGGAAAATGTGACAATTGATGAAACTTTTATAGATTTTGTAAAAAGTGGAGCAGAATTTAAAATCGTTAGTGCAGGTGCAAGGCTAAACGTACAAGGAACACTTTTAAAATATGGTATAAACTTGCCAGATAGCGAAGTTATATCAAATGATTTAAAATTTAGTGGAACTGATAAAAACCAAATTACTGTGGAAAATCCATTTTTGGACAAGGAAGGTTATTACGGCGTTGACAAGAAAGAAGCTGTAGAAAATTATAAAAAACAGGGCTACACAACTTATTTCGTAGGCGATGGTCCATCTGATTACAAAGCATTGGAAGTGGCTGATTTTGCTTTTGTGAGAAAAGGGACTAGGGCGGTTAAGTTTTGTGAAGAAAATGGAATTGAATTTTTTGAGTTTGGGGATTTTGACGAGATTTTGGAATATAAAAAAATAAAGCAGTTATAA
- a CDS encoding pseudouridine synthase, producing the protein MRLNKFIAETGFCSRRKADELINEGRVTVNKHEAIIGMDVKPEDVVKIDGERVKLNTRYEYYILNKPKRVICSNEDKFGRRLAVDFIKSRARLFTYGRLDFMTEGLIIISNDGEVYNHVMHPRKKLYKSYIARVSREIEDKDIEALQHGVVIDGKRTAPAKVKKIDKKELRIAIFEGRNRQIRKMLETLGYNVNSLKRIKVGELTLGNLQVGEYRALNEDEIKYLKSL; encoded by the coding sequence ATGAGATTAAATAAATTTATAGCTGAAACGGGATTTTGTTCACGTAGGAAGGCTGATGAGCTGATAAATGAAGGAAGAGTTACCGTAAATAAGCATGAGGCGATTATCGGAATGGATGTGAAGCCTGAAGATGTGGTCAAAATTGATGGAGAAAGAGTAAAACTTAATACAAGATATGAATATTACATTTTAAATAAGCCAAAAAGAGTGATTTGCTCAAATGAAGACAAGTTTGGGCGTAGACTTGCAGTAGACTTTATAAAATCACGTGCCAGACTTTTTACTTATGGAAGATTAGACTTTATGACAGAAGGGTTAATTATAATCAGTAACGATGGGGAAGTTTACAATCACGTAATGCATCCACGAAAGAAATTGTATAAAAGCTACATTGCAAGAGTTAGCCGTGAAATTGAAGACAAGGATATTGAGGCATTGCAGCATGGAGTTGTAATTGACGGGAAAAGGACTGCACCAGCAAAAGTTAAGAAAATTGACAAAAAGGAACTTAGAATTGCAATTTTTGAAGGAAGAAACAGACAGATAAGAAAAATGCTGGAAACATTGGGATATAATGTTAACTCATTAAAACGTATTAAAGTGGGGGAACTTACGCTTGGTAATTTGCAAGTGGGAGAATATCGTGCTTTGAATGAAGATGAAATTAAATATCTAAAAAGTTTATAA
- the scpB gene encoding SMC-Scp complex subunit ScpB — MENFENKKIEIEENVENKDIEETIKNKINDIEEKIEAIIFLSKEMITIKELAQFYGMEYFEIEEILRNLKEKRKDTGINVKIENGIVCLVSNPLFGSDVKRFFNPEMKLKKLSRSAMETLAIIAYKGPITKAEIEQIRSVGVDKTMSNLLERKLIYISGRKKTAGTPNLYEVTDDFYSYLNIHGKQELPGNEQFQKIELLYKEDEKAENEDSKEGEKLNSEEDSELKAKEEIEKTKE; from the coding sequence ATGGAAAATTTTGAAAATAAAAAAATTGAAATAGAAGAAAATGTAGAAAATAAAGATATAGAAGAAACTATAAAAAATAAAATTAATGATATTGAAGAAAAAATTGAGGCAATTATTTTTTTGTCAAAAGAAATGATTACTATAAAAGAGTTAGCACAGTTTTATGGAATGGAATATTTTGAGATAGAGGAAATATTGCGTAATTTAAAGGAAAAACGGAAAGATACAGGAATAAATGTAAAAATTGAAAATGGAATCGTATGTCTTGTATCAAATCCACTTTTTGGCTCTGATGTAAAACGATTTTTTAATCCAGAAATGAAATTAAAGAAATTATCTCGTTCAGCAATGGAAACATTAGCAATCATCGCATATAAAGGGCCCATAACTAAAGCAGAAATAGAACAGATTAGAAGTGTCGGTGTAGACAAGACTATGTCAAACCTATTGGAAAGAAAACTAATTTATATTTCTGGACGGAAAAAAACGGCTGGAACACCAAATTTATATGAAGTAACAGATGATTTTTACAGTTATCTGAATATCCATGGAAAACAGGAACTGCCAGGAAATGAGCAGTTTCAAAAAATTGAGTTGCTTTACAAAGAAGATGAGAAGGCAGAAAATGAAGACTCAAAAGAGGGAGAAAAATTAAATTCAGAAGAAGATTCGGAACTAAAAGCAAAAGAAGAAATTGAAAAAACAAAAGAGTAG
- a CDS encoding rod shape-determining protein: protein MKFFDLFKTNITPRGTRDIAIDLGTANTVVYVKGEGIQVDEPTYVAVNKKTEELEHIGEKAKEIIGRTAKHTEIIRPLKNGVISNYEITERMLEEFLHRIKKDKFQSSRVIICVPSGVTQVERRAVIEVVKDAGAKEVYLIEEPIAAAIGVGIDLFEPKGHLIVDIGGGTTEIAFIVSGGAALSKSVKIAGDHLNEDIMEFVKDEFNLLIGERTAEELKMNTISQEDPNFEYEIRGRELGVGLPKSMKIKASQIDEAIRKHIDAIIDEVRLTIEEIEPEVAADIYETGIFLSGGGAGIRILKERIEEELSLKVTVGEDSIHAVVTGIAEVLTDFKKYKNVIISPMHEY, encoded by the coding sequence ATGAAATTTTTTGACTTATTTAAGACAAATATAACGCCAAGAGGTACACGTGATATAGCTATTGATTTGGGAACAGCAAATACAGTTGTATATGTAAAAGGAGAAGGAATTCAAGTAGATGAGCCTACTTATGTAGCAGTTAATAAAAAAACGGAAGAATTGGAACATATTGGGGAAAAAGCAAAAGAAATCATTGGAAGAACAGCTAAACATACTGAAATTATTCGTCCATTAAAAAATGGAGTAATTTCAAATTACGAAATTACTGAAAGAATGCTTGAAGAATTTTTACATAGAATCAAAAAAGATAAATTTCAAAGTTCGAGAGTTATAATCTGTGTTCCGAGCGGAGTTACACAAGTTGAAAGAAGAGCTGTAATAGAAGTTGTAAAAGATGCAGGAGCCAAAGAGGTTTACTTAATTGAAGAACCAATAGCGGCTGCGATTGGTGTAGGAATTGACTTGTTTGAGCCAAAAGGGCATTTGATTGTTGATATAGGTGGAGGAACTACAGAAATTGCATTTATTGTATCAGGTGGAGCAGCGTTATCAAAATCAGTTAAAATTGCTGGAGACCATTTAAATGAAGATATTATGGAATTTGTAAAAGATGAATTTAATTTGTTGATTGGAGAAAGAACAGCAGAAGAACTAAAAATGAATACAATAAGTCAAGAAGATCCTAATTTTGAATATGAAATTAGAGGACGGGAATTAGGAGTTGGATTGCCAAAAAGCATGAAAATAAAAGCATCTCAAATTGATGAGGCAATTAGAAAACATATTGATGCTATTATTGACGAAGTAAGGCTTACGATTGAGGAAATCGAACCTGAAGTAGCGGCAGATATTTATGAAACAGGAATTTTCTTATCTGGTGGTGGAGCCGGTATAAGAATCTTGAAAGAGAGAATCGAAGAGGAATTATCATTGAAGGTAACGGTGGGAGAAGATTCAATTCATGCTGTAGTAACAGGAATTGCAGAAGTATTGACAGATTTTAAAAAGTATAAAAATGTTATTATTTCACCGATGCATGAATATTAA
- a CDS encoding DNA translocase FtsK, translating to MNKRKIEGAIWFAAGLILVLLLGNKSSMLSDNAGENIFSLILSGITLFFGKMTWFIAVMAILYGIILFFYEKIGIDITQGKIAALIGLFLSWGMVLVRGSVVKGKPLADNFTEAGRQLLEIGFSRESGGILGALLSMPFYKVLHSQGMFIVLIILVIIFVIWLIKDLIELGYEVFKEIIKYYKSDDYKEKKRKLAAKKYAENLKKTDYKRYQREMLKAKIVESRREKLSFEIAKKPKDNFLQKTEVYSKEELAEKEKEWIEIFEEKEKNKSSENLKNNENESTDKIKENELKKTTETTEGTKQEEVSEKPEIKEQEEEKLDSEKETSDNLSDSKEEVSVENENKKENDSQVEKEVDKRGPKLEIVTPLRREEISKRYNSENIDPNFQQFPKLEAFENKEVKEKELEDELKKVNAMFDNNQGYDDVVKKSIEEIFKSKPMDLKRKQEIEKSIRENVRHLENVLKEFGVEAKVVNYEYGPTITRYEIVIPKGIKVSKVTGLSDDIAMNLAAESIRIEAPIPGKNTIGIETPNKIKEPVHFSNIIKNKELDKGELRVILGKDIVGRDKFIDIAKMPHLLIAGQTGSGKSVAVNTLISTLISKKSEKEVKFIMVDPKMVELMPYNDIPHLLVPVIIDPQQAAIALRWAVNEMENRYKQLMENGVRNIKTYNGLSFVEKMPYIVIIIDELADLMMVASGSVEESIARIAQKARAVGIHLVVATQRPSTDVITGMIKANLPSRISFALRSQIDSRTILDTAGAEKLLGQGDMLLLANGSSKLERIQGAYISDEEVKNLTDTLKSSKKVKYRNEILEEIQEETIDIDPFFENAVNIIKQENKVSISLLQRKLKVGFNRASRIYEQLKEHGVISYDDQIITDNLDEIN from the coding sequence ATGAATAAAAGAAAAATCGAAGGTGCAATTTGGTTTGCTGCGGGGCTTATATTAGTATTGCTATTAGGGAATAAATCAAGTATGCTTAGTGATAATGCTGGAGAGAATATTTTTTCTCTTATATTGAGCGGTATTACATTATTTTTTGGAAAAATGACATGGTTTATAGCGGTAATGGCTATTTTGTATGGAATAATTTTGTTTTTTTATGAAAAAATTGGTATTGATATAACACAGGGGAAAATTGCAGCTCTTATTGGATTATTTCTAAGCTGGGGAATGGTTTTGGTAAGGGGTTCAGTTGTTAAGGGGAAACCTTTGGCAGATAATTTTACTGAAGCGGGAAGACAACTTTTAGAGATAGGATTTAGCCGTGAAAGTGGTGGAATTCTTGGAGCATTGCTTTCAATGCCGTTTTATAAAGTGTTACATTCTCAAGGGATGTTTATAGTTTTGATAATTTTAGTAATAATTTTTGTAATATGGTTAATTAAGGACTTGATTGAACTTGGATATGAAGTTTTTAAAGAGATAATAAAATATTATAAAAGTGATGACTATAAAGAGAAAAAAAGAAAATTAGCTGCAAAAAAATATGCAGAAAACTTGAAAAAAACAGACTATAAGCGTTACCAAAGGGAAATGTTAAAAGCCAAAATTGTAGAATCTAGAAGAGAAAAATTAAGTTTTGAAATTGCGAAAAAGCCTAAGGATAACTTTTTACAGAAAACCGAAGTTTATTCAAAAGAAGAATTAGCCGAAAAAGAAAAAGAATGGATTGAAATTTTTGAAGAGAAAGAAAAAAATAAAAGTTCTGAAAATTTGAAAAATAATGAAAATGAGTCAACAGACAAAATAAAAGAAAATGAGTTGAAAAAAACTACAGAAACAACAGAAGGTACAAAGCAAGAAGAAGTTTCAGAAAAGCCTGAAATTAAAGAACAAGAAGAAGAAAAATTAGACTCTGAAAAGGAAACTTCAGATAATCTATCCGACTCAAAAGAAGAAGTATCAGTTGAAAATGAAAATAAAAAAGAAAACGATAGTCAGGTTGAGAAAGAAGTTGATAAAAGAGGACCTAAATTAGAGATAGTAACACCTTTAAGAAGAGAGGAAATATCTAAAAGATACAATTCTGAAAACATAGATCCGAACTTTCAGCAATTTCCAAAACTTGAAGCATTTGAAAATAAAGAAGTGAAGGAAAAGGAACTGGAAGATGAATTAAAAAAAGTTAATGCAATGTTTGATAATAATCAAGGCTATGATGATGTGGTAAAAAAATCTATTGAAGAAATCTTTAAGTCAAAACCAATGGATCTTAAAAGAAAACAGGAAATTGAAAAAAGCATAAGAGAAAATGTAAGACACCTTGAAAATGTACTAAAAGAGTTTGGAGTTGAAGCCAAAGTTGTAAATTATGAATATGGTCCAACTATTACAAGATATGAAATAGTCATTCCAAAAGGTATAAAAGTGAGCAAGGTTACTGGTCTTTCGGATGATATTGCAATGAATTTGGCAGCTGAAAGTATTCGTATAGAAGCGCCAATTCCAGGAAAAAATACCATTGGAATTGAGACTCCTAATAAAATTAAGGAGCCAGTTCATTTTTCAAACATTATAAAAAATAAAGAACTCGATAAAGGTGAATTAAGGGTAATTTTAGGAAAAGATATTGTTGGAAGAGATAAATTTATAGATATCGCTAAAATGCCTCATTTACTGATTGCGGGACAGACAGGTTCAGGGAAATCTGTTGCTGTAAATACATTAATTTCAACATTGATTTCTAAAAAATCTGAAAAAGAAGTGAAATTTATAATGGTTGATCCTAAAATGGTAGAGCTTATGCCGTATAATGATATTCCACATTTGCTTGTTCCAGTAATTATAGATCCGCAACAAGCTGCAATAGCATTGAGATGGGCAGTTAATGAGATGGAAAATAGATACAAGCAGCTTATGGAAAATGGCGTAAGAAATATAAAAACTTACAATGGATTAAGTTTTGTGGAAAAAATGCCTTATATTGTTATAATAATTGATGAGCTGGCAGATCTTATGATGGTAGCCTCTGGAAGTGTTGAGGAGTCAATCGCAAGAATTGCACAAAAGGCAAGAGCAGTTGGAATCCACTTAGTTGTGGCAACACAGCGTCCATCAACAGATGTTATAACTGGAATGATAAAGGCAAACTTGCCAAGCAGAATTTCTTTCGCATTAAGATCACAGATTGATTCAAGAACAATACTTGATACAGCTGGAGCAGAAAAGTTATTAGGTCAGGGAGATATGCTGCTGCTTGCAAATGGTTCTTCGAAGCTGGAAAGAATTCAGGGAGCATATATTTCGGATGAAGAAGTTAAAAATTTAACAGATACGCTAAAATCTTCTAAAAAAGTAAAATACAGAAATGAAATCTTAGAGGAAATTCAAGAAGAAACAATTGACATTGATCCATTTTTTGAAAATGCAGTAAATATTATAAAACAAGAAAATAAAGTTTCTATTTCATTATTGCAGCGTAAATTAAAAGTAGGGTTTAATAGAGCTTCAAGAATTTATGAGCAGTTAAAAGAGCATGGGGTTATAAGCTATGATGATCAAATAATAACTGATAATCTTGATGAAATAAATTAA